The following proteins are encoded in a genomic region of Cryptomeria japonica chromosome 11, Sugi_1.0, whole genome shotgun sequence:
- the LOC131859870 gene encoding class V chitinase-like, whose protein sequence is MERQLQVLLISLILICPTAIAVKVGYWPASDLPPSSVDASLYTHLLYAFADLNPQTYEVTVFAANQESIALFTSTVQKSNPSVKTLLSIGGGNAKMEDFSTMAADSSLRKKFIGSAISLARQYSFHGVDLDWEYPQTLADMENWGQLFTEWKAAVVEESGTSGKDPLLLTAAVYFSN, encoded by the coding sequence ATGGAGCGCCAATTGCAGGTCCTGCTAATCAGTCTCATCTTAATTTGCCCCACAGCCATTGCCGTGAAAGTGGGTTACTGGCCTGCCTCTGATTTGCCTCCCTCCTCCGTCGATGCCTCTCTCTACACCCATCTCCTCTACGCCTTCGCAGATCTCAATCCCCAAACATATGAGGTCACAGTCTTTGCAGCGAATCAGGAAAGCATAGCACTCTTCACCTCCACAGTGCAGAAGAGCAATCCCTCAGTGAAAACCTTGCTTTCCATCGGCGGAGGAAATGCCAAGATGGAAGACTTCTCCACAATGGCTGCCGATTCTTCACTGCGCAAAAAGTTCATCGGCTCCGCCATATCTCTCGCCAGGCAATATTCATTCCACGGCGTAGATCTCGACTGGGAATACCCACAAACTCTGGCGGACATGGAAAACTGGGGGCAGCTGTTCACAGAATGGAAAGCTGCAGTGGTTGAAGAGTCTGGAACCTCCGGCAAGGATCCCCTGCTGCTCACCGCTGCCGTCTATTTCTCAAACTAG
- the LOC131035512 gene encoding class V chitinase CHIT5-like has translation MTYDFVIPTQINETGEHAALYDPNSNFSTSYGVESWLNAGLSEQKIVVGMPIYGYSWMLKSIENVGIGAEASGPGNPDVYTFAQIKDFISNNAATEVNDTTTVSAYCYSGLVWIGYDNEQSVRGKVEYAKQKGLLGYFFWNVVQDSNWALSIAGKTNLSVFQFC, from the coding sequence ATGACCTACGATTTTGTCATCCCAACTCAGATCAACGAGACGGGAGAGCACGCAGCTCTGTATGATCCCAACTCTAACTTCAGCACCAGCTATGGCGTTGAGTCGTGGTTGAATGCAGGTCTTTCTGAGCAGAAAATTGTTGTGGGGATGCCCATTTATGGATATTCATGGATGTTGAAGAGCATAGAAAATGTGGGAATAGGAGCCGAGGCCAGCGGTCCAGGCAACCCCGATGTATATACCTTTGCCCAAATTAAGGATTTTATCAGTAACAACGCCGCCACCGAGGTTAATGACACAACCACTGTGTCGGCTTATTGCTATTCTGGGCTTGTATGGATTGGGTACGACAACGAACAGTCTGTTAGAGGCAAAGTGGAGTATGCCAAACAGAAAGGCTTGTTGGGGTATTTCTTCTGGAACGTCGTTCAGGATAGCAACTGGGCTCTCTCCATCGCAGGGAAGACTAACCTTTCTGTCTTTCAATTTTGTTGA